Part of the Flavobacterium sp. KS-LB2 genome is shown below.
GAAAATGCTCGATGGAGATTTAATCTTTGATGATTTAGAGTTACATGGACTACTTTTTAATTTGAGAACCTACAAAAACGAGAAACAATCCAATCTAGATAAGTTTATTGCTGCTTTTGAAACTGGAAAGCCGTCTACTAAGAAATTTCTACTAAAAGTAAATTCTTTAAAAATTTATAATGGTCATTTTATTTTGACTGATAATAATCGTGAGAATCCTAAAGATTTAGATTTCACTAAGCTAAATGCTTCAGCAACTAATTTTAAAATTTACGGACCAGATGTGACCACAATGATTAATAAAATGTCGTTTTTGGATTTTCGTGGTTTGTATGTTAAAAATTTAAGTTCAAAATTTAGTTATTCGAAAAAGAATATAAAACTGGAAAATCTTGATTTGTTGACTAAAGAATCTACATTGAAAGGTACTGTTGTATTGAAATACAAAATTGAAGATTTTTCTAATTTTACAGATAAAGTTTTGTTTGATATAAAATTAGATGCAGCTTCAATTGCATCAAATGACATTCGTTATTTTTATAAAGAGTTAGGTAAAAATCAACATTTTTATCTTAAATCGAGCATTAAAGGAACTCTCAATGATTTGGCATTTAAAAAATTAAATCTAATAGATGACCGTAAGACGCAGCTAATAGGAGATGTAAATTTTAAAAACTTATTTGCAAAAAATGGACAGAAATTCTCCATGTATGCGAAGTTTGATAAGTTAACGTCCAGCTATGATGATTTAATTTTAATACTTCCCAACATTTTAGGCAATAAATTACCTACTTCTTTAAAAAAGCTGGGTAGGTTTTCCGCTGAAGGAACTTCTAGTGTTTCAACAACTGCTGTCGAAGCGGATTTTTCTATGATTACTGCATTAGGAAAAGTGACATCAAATTTAGCCATACAAAATATTGATGTTATTGACAAAGCTACCTATTTAGGGAACGTTGTTTTAGAAAATTTTGATATTGGTACCTTATTGGATGAAAAAGATCTAGGAACGGTTAGTTTGAATATTGATGTTGATGGAAAAGGATTTAAACAAAAATATTTAGATACAGCTATCAAGGGAGATGTTTCTCAATTAGAGTTTAAAAACTATAATTACACCAATATTGTTGTCGATGGAACACTTAAAAGTCCAAATTATAAAGGCCAAATTTCAGTAAATGACCCTAATTTAAGCATGACTTTTGATGGATTGTTGGATTTAAGTAAAAAAGACAGTCGTTATGATTTTCATATCAATGTTGAAAATGCGGATTTATCAAAATTGAAATTGATGAATGAATCTGTTTCTATATTTAAAGGTGATGTAGTTGTTCAGGCTACAGGAAATAATATAGAGAATTTTCAAGGAAATGTTTACATTAATAAAACATCCTATCAAAATGCAAAAGACACTTATAATTTTGATGATTTTGCTATAGTTTCAAGTTTTGATCAAGATAGAATTAGGACCATTACAGTAAACTCTCCGGATATAGTTCAGGGAGAAATTGTAGGGAAATATGAATTTAATCAATTAGAAAATTTAGTAAAGAATTCTTTAGGGAGTTTGTATACTAATTTCAAACCACATAAGGTAAAAAAAGGACAGTTTTTAAAGTTTAATTTTTCAATTTATAATAAAATAATTGAAATATTTTATCCTGAAATTGAAATAGGAGCAAACACGATTGTCAAAGGAAATATGAACTCTGATAATCAAGAATTTAAACTTAATTTTAATTCGCCTCAAATTGTTGCATCTGATAATACATTTGATAACATAAGAGTCTCTGTTGATAATAAAAATCCACTTTATAATGCTTTCATTGAATTAGACAGTATAAAAACGAAATATTATAAAATTCGTGATTTTAGTGTTATAAATGTGACTATGAAAGATACTTTGTTCTTTCGTTCTGAATTTAAAGGTGGGTCAAAAGGCGAAGATTATTACAATCTAAATTTATACCATACAATTAACAAAGACAATAATAACGTAGTTGGAATCAGTAAATCAGAAGTTAAATTCAAGGATTATCTTTGGTTTTTAAATGAAAATGAAACGCCAAATAATCAGATTGTTTTTGATAAATCATTTAAAAATTTTGATATTGACAATATAATTTTGTCGCATGAAGAACAGTCTATTGCATTAATGGGGGCTTTTAAAGGTGCAAATAGCAAGGATTTGAAATTAAGCTTTAAAGATGTAGATTTAAATCAAATTACTCCTGCCAATAATAAGTTAGTTGCACATGGAAATATTAATGGCGAGGTTAATTTTAAGCAAAATGACAATGTTTATCAGCCTACAGCGTCTATTGTAATTGATAATTTGAATGTGAATAAAACGGATTTAGGAACTTTAAATTTTGAAATAGAAGGAGACGAAAGTCTCAGAAAATTTACTATAAATTCTAATTTGGAGAATAAAAATTTAGAATCTTTTAATGCTAATGGAAGCTTTGAAATCGTTAATAAAGAAACTATTCTAGATTTAAAACTCAAATTCGAAAAATTTAACATCGCAACACTTAACTCGCTTGGTGGGGAAGTTTTATCTAATATTAGAGGTTCTGTTTCTGGTAACTCCACAATTGAAGGAAATCTTAAAAAACCCAATATCAATGGACGTTTATTTTTAGATGATGCCGGTATAACTATTCCGTATCTAAATGTTGATTATGCGTTGAGCAATAATACGATTATTGACCTTACGGATGAAAAATTTCTATTTAGGAACAATACGCTTACGGATACTAAATATGGAACAATAGGAAAATTAAACGGAAATATTGAGCATAATAATTTTGCAGATTGGAGATTAGATTTGGCTATTAATTCCAAAAGACTTTTAGCATTAGATACTCAAGACAGTGAAGATGCGGCTTATTACGGGACTGCTTTTATTGATGGTATGGCAACTATAAAAGGACCAACTAATGCTTTGTTTATAAAAGTGGACGCAAAATCTGAAAAAGGAACAGCTGTGAAAATTCCTATCAATAATGCCGAAAGTGTAAGTGATAATGTTTTTCTACATTTTGTGACCGCTAAAGAAAAATACAATCTAGAAAATGGAATTACTGATAATACCAGAAATTATAACGGATTGGAATTAGAATTTGACTTTGATATTACTCCAGATGCAGAAGTAGAAGTTATTTTAGACCGCAATACCGGTCATGGAATGAAAGGAAAAGGTTTTGGGTCTTTATTGTTTAAAATAAATACATTAGGAAAATTTAATATGTGGGGAGATTTCCAAGCATATGAAGGAACCTATAATTTTAAATATGGAGGGCTTATTGACAAAAAATTTGCAGTTAAAAAAGGAGGTTCTATTTCATGGGAAGGAAATCCAATGAGAGCACAATTAAACTTAGAAGCGGTCTATAAAACAACTGCAAATCCTGCCGTATTGTTAGATAACTCATCTTTTAATACTAAAGTTCCAGTAGAGGTAGTTATTGGTATTCGAGGCGATTTGACTAGTCCAGAACCTGATTTTAATATTGAATTCCCAACAGTAAGTACCGTTTTTAAATCGGAAATTCAATATAAGTTAAATGACAAAGATGTAAGACAAACACAAGCTTTGTATCTGTTATCCTCAGGAGGTTTTTTAAGTCCGGAAGGAGTGAGTCAATCTGATTTTTCAGGCAGTTTATTTGAGACAGCTTCTAGTATATTAGGTGGAATCATACA
Proteins encoded:
- a CDS encoding translocation/assembly module TamB domain-containing protein, with protein sequence MLVLGIALTLPIVQTKIAQYFTNSINKDFGTNITIDEVAISIFGGVKFKKVLIRDHHKDTLIYSNRISTTILEGKKMLDGDLIFDDLELHGLLFNLRTYKNEKQSNLDKFIAAFETGKPSTKKFLLKVNSLKIYNGHFILTDNNRENPKDLDFTKLNASATNFKIYGPDVTTMINKMSFLDFRGLYVKNLSSKFSYSKKNIKLENLDLLTKESTLKGTVVLKYKIEDFSNFTDKVLFDIKLDAASIASNDIRYFYKELGKNQHFYLKSSIKGTLNDLAFKKLNLIDDRKTQLIGDVNFKNLFAKNGQKFSMYAKFDKLTSSYDDLILILPNILGNKLPTSLKKLGRFSAEGTSSVSTTAVEADFSMITALGKVTSNLAIQNIDVIDKATYLGNVVLENFDIGTLLDEKDLGTVSLNIDVDGKGFKQKYLDTAIKGDVSQLEFKNYNYTNIVVDGTLKSPNYKGQISVNDPNLSMTFDGLLDLSKKDSRYDFHINVENADLSKLKLMNESVSIFKGDVVVQATGNNIENFQGNVYINKTSYQNAKDTYNFDDFAIVSSFDQDRIRTITVNSPDIVQGEIVGKYEFNQLENLVKNSLGSLYTNFKPHKVKKGQFLKFNFSIYNKIIEIFYPEIEIGANTIVKGNMNSDNQEFKLNFNSPQIVASDNTFDNIRVSVDNKNPLYNAFIELDSIKTKYYKIRDFSVINVTMKDTLFFRSEFKGGSKGEDYYNLNLYHTINKDNNNVVGISKSEVKFKDYLWFLNENETPNNQIVFDKSFKNFDIDNIILSHEEQSIALMGAFKGANSKDLKLSFKDVDLNQITPANNKLVAHGNINGEVNFKQNDNVYQPTASIVIDNLNVNKTDLGTLNFEIEGDESLRKFTINSNLENKNLESFNANGSFEIVNKETILDLKLKFEKFNIATLNSLGGEVLSNIRGSVSGNSTIEGNLKKPNINGRLFLDDAGITIPYLNVDYALSNNTIIDLTDEKFLFRNNTLTDTKYGTIGKLNGNIEHNNFADWRLDLAINSKRLLALDTQDSEDAAYYGTAFIDGMATIKGPTNALFIKVDAKSEKGTAVKIPINNAESVSDNVFLHFVTAKEKYNLENGITDNTRNYNGLELEFDFDITPDAEVEVILDRNTGHGMKGKGFGSLLFKINTLGKFNMWGDFQAYEGTYNFKYGGLIDKKFAVKKGGSISWEGNPMRAQLNLEAVYKTTANPAVLLDNSSFNTKVPVEVVIGIRGDLTSPEPDFNIEFPTVSTVFKSEIQYKLNDKDVRQTQALYLLSSGGFLSPEGVSQSDFSGSLFETASSILGGIIQSDDEKFKVGLNFIGADRRIGKETDGRFVATISSKINERITINGKLGVPFGGINESAIVGDVEVLYRVNEDGTLNLRLFNKENDINYIGQGIGYTQGLGVSYEVDFDTFKELVNKIFKNLKIEKASVPIAEDQDSEMSPDYINFSKSNKSSTKKIKKNQEGLLPEEN